In Kryptolebias marmoratus isolate JLee-2015 linkage group LG11, ASM164957v2, whole genome shotgun sequence, the following proteins share a genomic window:
- the tnnt3a gene encoding troponin T type 3a (skeletal, fast) isoform X4 produces MSDTEEVDQEEKPKFKPTAPKIPEGEKVDFDDIQKKRQNKDLMELQALIDAHFECRKKEEEELIALKERIEKRRAERAEQQRVRAEKEKERQARREEERRMREETDAKKKADEEAKKKSALSSMGSSYSSHLQRADQKRGGKKETEREKKKKILAARRKALNIDHLNEDKLKDKINELYDWMRQLESEKFDNMERLKSQKYEVTRLRKRVEELSKFSKKGAAARRRK; encoded by the exons ATGTCTGACACAGAGGAAGT TGATCAGG AGGAGAAGCCAAAATTCAA GCCCACCGCTCCAAAAATCCCAGAGGGTGAGAAAGTGGACTTTGAT GACATCCAGAAGAAACGTCAGAACAAGGATCTGATGGAGCTGCAGGCCCTGATCGATGCTCACTTTGAGTGCAgaaagaaggaggaagaggagctgatTGCACTCAAAGAGAGGATT GAGAAGCGTCGTGCTGAGAGGGCTGAGCAGCAGAGAGTCCGTGCTGAGAAGGAAAAAGAGCGCCAGGCCAGACGTGag GAGGAGAGGCGGATGAGGGAAGAGACTGATGCCAAGAAGAAGGCAGATGAAGAGGCCAAAAAGAAGTCTGCTCTATCCAGCATGGGCTCCAGCTACAGCAGTCATCTGCAGAGG GCTGATcagaagagaggaggaaagaaggaaactgagagagagaagaagaagaagatcctGGCTGCTCGACGCAAGGCGCTCAACATTGACCATCTGAATGAAGACAAGCTGAA ggatAAGATCAATGAGCTTTATGACTGGATGCGCCAGCTGGAATCTGAGAAGTTTGATAATATGGAGAGACTGAAGAGCCAGAAGTATGAG GTTACAAGACTGCGTAAGAGAGTGGAGGAGCTCAGTAAATT CAGCAAAAAGGGAGCTGCAGCTCGCCGCAGAAAGTAG
- the tnnt3a gene encoding troponin T type 3a (skeletal, fast) isoform X1, translating into MSDTEEVDQEYDAVEVEIVEEVEVAPEAAPEAEPEPEPEPKPEPEPVVEPEPEPEPEPEPEPEPEPETEEEKPKFKPTAPKIPEGEKVDFDDIQKKRQNKDLMELQALIDAHFECRKKEEEELIALKERIEKRRAERAEQQRVRAEKEKERQARREEERRMREETDAKKKADEEAKKKSALSSMGSSYSSHLQRADQKRGGKKETEREKKKKILAARRKALNIDHLNEDKLKDKINELYDWMRQLESEKFDNMERLKSQKYEVTRLRKRVEELSKFSKKGAAARRRK; encoded by the exons ATGTCTGACACAGAGGAAGT TGATCAGG AATACGATG CTGTAGAAGTGGAGATAGTAGAAGAAGTAGAGGTGGCCCCTGAGGCGGCCCCTGAGGCAGAGCCAGAACCAGAGCCTGAgccaaaaccagaaccagaaccagtggtagaaccagagccagaaccagagccagaaccagaaccagaaccagaaccagagcctGAGACTGAAG AGGAGAAGCCAAAATTCAA GCCCACCGCTCCAAAAATCCCAGAGGGTGAGAAAGTGGACTTTGAT GACATCCAGAAGAAACGTCAGAACAAGGATCTGATGGAGCTGCAGGCCCTGATCGATGCTCACTTTGAGTGCAgaaagaaggaggaagaggagctgatTGCACTCAAAGAGAGGATT GAGAAGCGTCGTGCTGAGAGGGCTGAGCAGCAGAGAGTCCGTGCTGAGAAGGAAAAAGAGCGCCAGGCCAGACGTGag GAGGAGAGGCGGATGAGGGAAGAGACTGATGCCAAGAAGAAGGCAGATGAAGAGGCCAAAAAGAAGTCTGCTCTATCCAGCATGGGCTCCAGCTACAGCAGTCATCTGCAGAGG GCTGATcagaagagaggaggaaagaaggaaactgagagagagaagaagaagaagatcctGGCTGCTCGACGCAAGGCGCTCAACATTGACCATCTGAATGAAGACAAGCTGAA ggatAAGATCAATGAGCTTTATGACTGGATGCGCCAGCTGGAATCTGAGAAGTTTGATAATATGGAGAGACTGAAGAGCCAGAAGTATGAG GTTACAAGACTGCGTAAGAGAGTGGAGGAGCTCAGTAAATT CAGCAAAAAGGGAGCTGCAGCTCGCCGCAGAAAGTAG
- the tnnt3a gene encoding troponin T type 3a (skeletal, fast) isoform X3: protein MSDTEEVDQEYDEEKPKFKPTAPKIPEGEKVDFDDIQKKRQNKDLMELQALIDAHFECRKKEEEELIALKERIEKRRAERAEQQRVRAEKEKERQARREEERRMREETDAKKKADEEAKKKSALSSMGSSYSSHLQRADQKRGGKKETEREKKKKILAARRKALNIDHLNEDKLKDKINELYDWMRQLESEKFDNMERLKSQKYEVTRLRKRVEELSKFSKKGAAARRRK, encoded by the exons ATGTCTGACACAGAGGAAGT TGATCAGG AATACGATG AGGAGAAGCCAAAATTCAA GCCCACCGCTCCAAAAATCCCAGAGGGTGAGAAAGTGGACTTTGAT GACATCCAGAAGAAACGTCAGAACAAGGATCTGATGGAGCTGCAGGCCCTGATCGATGCTCACTTTGAGTGCAgaaagaaggaggaagaggagctgatTGCACTCAAAGAGAGGATT GAGAAGCGTCGTGCTGAGAGGGCTGAGCAGCAGAGAGTCCGTGCTGAGAAGGAAAAAGAGCGCCAGGCCAGACGTGag GAGGAGAGGCGGATGAGGGAAGAGACTGATGCCAAGAAGAAGGCAGATGAAGAGGCCAAAAAGAAGTCTGCTCTATCCAGCATGGGCTCCAGCTACAGCAGTCATCTGCAGAGG GCTGATcagaagagaggaggaaagaaggaaactgagagagagaagaagaagaagatcctGGCTGCTCGACGCAAGGCGCTCAACATTGACCATCTGAATGAAGACAAGCTGAA ggatAAGATCAATGAGCTTTATGACTGGATGCGCCAGCTGGAATCTGAGAAGTTTGATAATATGGAGAGACTGAAGAGCCAGAAGTATGAG GTTACAAGACTGCGTAAGAGAGTGGAGGAGCTCAGTAAATT CAGCAAAAAGGGAGCTGCAGCTCGCCGCAGAAAGTAG
- the tnnt3a gene encoding troponin T type 3a (skeletal, fast) isoform X2: protein MSDTEEVDQAVEVEIVEEVEVAPEAAPEAEPEPEPEPKPEPEPVVEPEPEPEPEPEPEPEPEPETEEEKPKFKPTAPKIPEGEKVDFDDIQKKRQNKDLMELQALIDAHFECRKKEEEELIALKERIEKRRAERAEQQRVRAEKEKERQARREEERRMREETDAKKKADEEAKKKSALSSMGSSYSSHLQRADQKRGGKKETEREKKKKILAARRKALNIDHLNEDKLKDKINELYDWMRQLESEKFDNMERLKSQKYEVTRLRKRVEELSKFSKKGAAARRRK from the exons ATGTCTGACACAGAGGAAGT TGATCAGG CTGTAGAAGTGGAGATAGTAGAAGAAGTAGAGGTGGCCCCTGAGGCGGCCCCTGAGGCAGAGCCAGAACCAGAGCCTGAgccaaaaccagaaccagaaccagtggtagaaccagagccagaaccagagccagaaccagaaccagaaccagaaccagagcctGAGACTGAAG AGGAGAAGCCAAAATTCAA GCCCACCGCTCCAAAAATCCCAGAGGGTGAGAAAGTGGACTTTGAT GACATCCAGAAGAAACGTCAGAACAAGGATCTGATGGAGCTGCAGGCCCTGATCGATGCTCACTTTGAGTGCAgaaagaaggaggaagaggagctgatTGCACTCAAAGAGAGGATT GAGAAGCGTCGTGCTGAGAGGGCTGAGCAGCAGAGAGTCCGTGCTGAGAAGGAAAAAGAGCGCCAGGCCAGACGTGag GAGGAGAGGCGGATGAGGGAAGAGACTGATGCCAAGAAGAAGGCAGATGAAGAGGCCAAAAAGAAGTCTGCTCTATCCAGCATGGGCTCCAGCTACAGCAGTCATCTGCAGAGG GCTGATcagaagagaggaggaaagaaggaaactgagagagagaagaagaagaagatcctGGCTGCTCGACGCAAGGCGCTCAACATTGACCATCTGAATGAAGACAAGCTGAA ggatAAGATCAATGAGCTTTATGACTGGATGCGCCAGCTGGAATCTGAGAAGTTTGATAATATGGAGAGACTGAAGAGCCAGAAGTATGAG GTTACAAGACTGCGTAAGAGAGTGGAGGAGCTCAGTAAATT CAGCAAAAAGGGAGCTGCAGCTCGCCGCAGAAAGTAG
- the prr33 gene encoding uncharacterized protein prr33 isoform X2, which translates to MAVAYSTVTQLGLFSQQYPPPLLPKPGKDNVRLQKLLKRTAKKKSSAQALQSATTFRSSLSPVDEASPDQEYSDHSISPRTPEITPSLYSIQHPPRFTVRPLYQHVASPYPQQARATRIFPQMKKMMEDLSTSEMMMMMMMMTTELLQPPKLLQPQLSPSENTSFYHQLLFWYKTDFHLNISVSLLKQRMRWKLGKGS; encoded by the exons ATGGCTGTCGCTTATAGCACTGTCACCCAGCTGGGCCTGTTTTCCCAGCAGTATCCTCCTCCCCTGCTGCCCAAACCGGGAAAGGACAATGTTCGTCTTCAGAAACTCCTCAAGAGGACTGCCAAGAAAAAGTCTTCTGCTCAAGCATTGCAGTCTGCAACAACTTTCCGCTCAAGCCTTTCCCCTGTGGATGAAGCAAGCCCTGACCAAGAGTACAGTGACCACTCCATCTCGCCGCGAACACCAGAGATAACACCCAGCCTCTACAGCATCCAGCACCCTCCACGGTTCACTGTCAGACCACTGTATCAACATGTGGCATCTCCGTACCCACAGCAAGCAAGAGCAACCAGGATATTTCCTCAAATG aaaaaaatgatggagGATCTGAGTACCtcagagatgatgatgatgatgatgatgatgaccaCCGAACTACTGCAGCCCCCCAAGCTCCTGCAGCCCCAGCTGAGTCCCTCAGAGAATACATCATTTTATCACCAGTTGCTGTTCTGGTACAAGACAGACTTCCATTTGAACATCTCTGTGTCATTGCTGAAGCAGAGGATGAGGTGGAAACTCGGGAAAGGCTCTTGA
- the prr33 gene encoding mucin-5AC isoform X1 yields the protein MAVAYSTVTQLGLFSQQYPPPLLPKPGKDNVRLQKLLKRTAKKKSSAQALQSATTFRSSLSPVDEASPDQEYSDHSISPRTPEITPSLYSIQHPPRFTVRPLYQHVASPYPQQARATRIFPQMVTTPSQHALYSSYSALTQVSTEQVAQPTIAKMPQSSSPVPEVTVIVTELKEPELSTIPESYASLRSATTAATPPSKSKVPGPTPYPIPAGQNVIRPLTVLTSLIKSKSPRPTFKATEPSKSPKPMFDVPQIRMYTASTSYYETSRTPPVHGTAGLTAIGSTVPQSKTSTEAKQDLPPGSEIRRGMTPTQPPSLDSNPGRITPILEIKRATPTSEVKGKLPSPVCLATQAITSVFEFSRQDSPLLAVSPITVHPEKSRSPQTVSQNLKSTQLPETLSNGDIHSDMKPAAKPVEQSIRKSMSEPDLKRGTIMTSVGCQRPETPTFMPSTQVVAGYQRPKTPTYEASRLMTRSPGYKKSKTLPYGISVSIVSQVVSQRPKTPVSQESKTTNQGLTQAEYADSTASGLSVSVSTQDEVKADRELARERTQEPSVKQQSKAKIFKEKDSPSYKKELHQGYKMLAATASIPITVVSQPSDLSESMLVQEAGTLTGLVAAKQDTTVIQEIQKPPTSVSRFSEKQKIETLIQETRPTTETLESKYPPVKGGDQDPFKAVKMLLAKDKGQTDQKKVVTETKADVSVHKKNVTPASVTKIKPEGSESDSSAPAMAVNIPTTELAEVKEKQRKEETTSANKSQSEKNESDEIPPAPESLLKVMQKPKGLKSKMTGWSRLKKHMVVEQEEPKFPEIGSQKEVIGQDQREIRLEDKSRDKSSTQNEKRTEDAPKATKMWDACLFQMFSSKENIMHQIELNKSDEEKKEDKKNESKEIPSFAYRLPVLLFSPRFDAKKLREAASRPVTKISTVFEMGLIGRKGADDEPKDFNRTARGFTGT from the coding sequence ATGGCTGTCGCTTATAGCACTGTCACCCAGCTGGGCCTGTTTTCCCAGCAGTATCCTCCTCCCCTGCTGCCCAAACCGGGAAAGGACAATGTTCGTCTTCAGAAACTCCTCAAGAGGACTGCCAAGAAAAAGTCTTCTGCTCAAGCATTGCAGTCTGCAACAACTTTCCGCTCAAGCCTTTCCCCTGTGGATGAAGCAAGCCCTGACCAAGAGTACAGTGACCACTCCATCTCGCCGCGAACACCAGAGATAACACCCAGCCTCTACAGCATCCAGCACCCTCCACGGTTCACTGTCAGACCACTGTATCAACATGTGGCATCTCCGTACCCACAGCAAGCAAGAGCAACCAGGATATTTCCTCAAATGGTGACTACCCCATCACAACATGCCCTATATTCATCATATTCTGCACTGACTCAGGTCTCTACAGAGCAGGTTGCCCAGCCCACAATAGCAAAAATGCCACAGTCATCTTCCCCTGTGCCTGAGGTGACTGTGATAGTGACTGAGTTGAAAGAACCTGAATTGAGTACAATTCCTGAGAGTTATGCTAGTCTGAGATCTGCCACAACTGCAGCAACTCCACCTTCCAAATCTAAAGTTCCAGGTCCAACTCCATATCCAATACCAGCAGGTCAAAATGTGATTAGACCTCTCACTGTGTTGACTTCACTTATCAAGTCCAAAAGTCCACGTCCAACATTTAAAGCAACTGAACCCTCAAAATCTCCAAAGCCAATGTTTGATGTTCCTCAAATAAGAATGTATACAGCAAGCACATCATATTATGAGACATCCAGGACACCACCTGTCCATGGCACAGCTGGATTAACTGCTATTGGCAGCACAGTACCTCAAAGTAAAACATCTACAGAAGCAAAACAAGATTTGCCACCAGGATCTGAGATTAGAAGAGGTATGACACCAACTCAGCCTCCCTCATTAGACAGTAATCCTGGGAGAATAACACcaattttagaaattaaaagaGCAACTCCAACATCTGAGGTCAAAGGAAAACTGCCAAGCCCAGTATGCCTTGCAACTCAAGCAATAACCTCTGTCTTTGAATTCTCAAGACAAGATTCTCCTTTGCTTGCTGTGTCACCTATTACAGTACATCCAGAAAAGTCAAGATCACCCCAGACAGTCTCTCAAAATCTGAAGAGTACACAGCTTCCTGAAACCTTATCAAATGGGGATATCCACTCTGACATGAAACCTGCAGCTAAACCAGTTGAACAAAGTATTAGAAAGTCAATGTCAGAGCCTGATCTGAAAAGAGGAACAATCATGACAAGTGTGGGCTGTCAAAGACCTGAAACTCCTACATTCATGCCATCAACACAAGTAGTGGCAGGCTATCAGAGGCCAAAGACTCCAACATATGAGGCCTCCCGACTCATGACCAGATCACCTGGCTATAAAAAATCAAAGACACTGCCATATGGAATATCAGTTTCTATTGTATCACAAGTAGTCTCTCAAAGACCTAAAACCCCAGTTTCTCAAGAGTCAAAGACTACCAATCAAGGACTTACACAAGCTGAATATGCTGACTCAACAGCATCTGGTCTTTCAGTTTCTGTATCAACACAAGATGAGGTTAAAGCTGACAGAGAGCTAGCAAGAGAGCGTACTCAGGAACCAAGTGTGAAGCAGCAATCTAAAGCcaaaatttttaaagaaaaagacagccCTAGTTATAAAAAAGAACTCCATCAGGGGTATAAAATGCTTGCAGCCACTGCTTCAATCCCGATAACTGTTGTTTCACAACCGTCTGACTTGTCAGAATCAATGCTAGTGCAAGAGGCAGGCACACTTACCGGTCTGGTTGCAGCAAAACAGGACACAACAGTGATTcaagaaatacaaaaacctcCCACATCAGTCAGTAGattttcagagaaacaaaaaatagaaacactTATTCAAGAAACAAGACCAACAACTGAGACTCTTGAATCTAAATATCCTCCTGTCAAAGGTGGTGACCAAGATCcatttaaagcagtaaaaatgCTTTTAGCAAAAGATAAAGGCCAGactgaccaaaaaaaagttgtaactGAGACAAAAGCTGATGTTTCAgtccataaaaaaaatgtgacaccTGCTTCTGTAACAAAGATCAAACCTGAAGGCTCAGAGTCAGATTCTTCAGCACCTGCTATGGCTGTTAACATACCTACAACAGAATTAGCTGAAgtcaaagagaaacagagaaaggaAGAAACAACTTCAGCAAATAAATCCCAAAGTGAGAAAAATGAGTCAGATGAAATCCCCCCAGCACCAGAATCCCTTCTTAAAGTTATGCAAAAACCAAAGGGTCTGAAATCTAAAATGACTGGATGGTCGAGACTCAAGAAGCACATGGTAGTGGAACAGGAAGAGCCCAAATTTCCAGAAATAGGCTCTCAGAAAGAAGTCATTGGACAGGACCAGAGAGAGATAAGACTAGAAGATAAATCTCGGGATAAGTCAAGTACCCAGAATGAGAAACGAACTGAAGATGCTCCCAAGGCAACAAAGATGTGGGACGCTTgtctttttcaaatgttttcctcTAAAGAAAACATCATGCACCAGATTGAGTTAAACAAAagtgatgaggaaaaaaaagaggacaaaaagaaCGAGTCGAAGGAGATTCCTTCATTTGCATACAGGCTGCCAGTGCTGCTTTTTAGTCCCAGGTTTGATGCTAAAAAGCTTAGGGAAGCAGCATCAAGACCAGTCACCAAAATTTCTACAGTCTTTGAAATGGGTCTGATTGGGCGAAAAGGTGCAGATGATGAACCAAAAGACTTTAATAGAACAGCCAGAGGGTTTACTGGTACTTAG